In the Populus trichocarpa isolate Nisqually-1 chromosome 1, P.trichocarpa_v4.1, whole genome shotgun sequence genome, one interval contains:
- the LOC7485085 gene encoding probable WRKY transcription factor 20 isoform X1: MDNNTSRSEVSDCGDPTRPESGGGGARYKLMSPAKLPISRSACITIPPGLSPTSFLESPVLLSNVKAEPSPTTGTFTKPRTALGSLSSTPYSATTVSSTACGERKSDYFEFRPYARSNMVSADINHQRSTQCAQVQSQCHSQSFASPPLVKGEMEVSTNELSLSASLHMVTSVASAPAEVDSDELNQTGLSSSGLQASQSDHRAGTAPSMSSDDGYNWRKYGQKHVKGSEFPRSYYKCTHPNCEVKKLFERSHDGQITEIIYKGTHDHPKPQPSRRYASGSVLSMQEDRFDKSSSLPNQGDKSPGAYGQVPHAIEPNGALELSTGANDDTGEGAEDDDDPFSKRRRLDAGGFDVTPVVKPIREPRVVVQTLSEVDILDDGYRWRKYGQKVVRGNPNPRSYYKCTNAGCPVRKHVERASHDPKAVITTYEGKHNHDVPTARTNSHDMAGPSAVNGPSRIRPDENETISLDLGVGISSTTENQSSDQQQALHAELIKHENQASGSSFRVVHATPITAYYGVLNGGMNQYGSRQIPGESRSIEIPPYPYPQNMGRLLTGP, translated from the exons aTGGACAACAATACCTCTCGCTCTGAGGTTTCCGACTGCGGCGATCCAACGAGGCCGGAGTCCGGCGGCGGCGGTGCTAGGTACAAGCTGATGTCGCCGGCCAAGCTTCCGATCTCGAGGTCGGCTTGCATCACGATCCCTCCTGGACTCAGTCCGACCTCGTTTCTTGAGTCTCCAGTTCTTCTCTCTAATGTTAAG GCAGAGCCTTCCCCCACTACTGGTACGTTTACTAAGCCTCGAACAGCTCTTGGCTCTCTTAGCTCCACTCCATATTCTGCTACAACTGTTTCATCCACAGCGTGCGGAGAAAGAAAATCCGACTACTTTGAGTTTAGACCATATGCTAGGTCAAACATG gtttctGCAGATATAAACCATCAGAGGAGCACACAATGTGCTCAAGTCCAAAGCCAGTGCCATTCACAATCATTTGCCTCACCACCTTTGGTAAAAGGTGAGATGGAAGTATCCACAAATGAGTTGAGTCTGTCAGCATCCCTTCACATGGTTACTTCAGTTGCTAGTGCACCTGCTGAAGTTGATTCAGATGAACTAAACCAAACGGGGCTCTCTAGCAGTGGGCTTCAGGCATCACAGTCTGATCATAGAGCAGGAACTGCGCCTTCAATGTCATCTGATGATGGATATAACTGGAGAAAATATGGACAGAAACATGTTAAGGGAAGTGAGTTCCCTCGAAGCTATTACAAATGTACACATCCTAACTGTGAAGTGAAAAAGTTATTTGAGCGCTCCCATGATGGACAAATAACAGAGATTATCTACAAGGGTACACATGATCATCCTAAACCACAACCCAGCCGCCGATATGCCTCTGGTTCTGTTTTGTCCATGCAGGAAGATAGATTTGACAAGTCTTCATCTCTGCCTAACCAAGGTG ACAAGTCACCTGGTGCTTATGGACAGGTGCCTCATGCTATCGAGCCAAATGGTGCCCTTGAACTGTCTACTGGAGCAAATGATGATACTGGAGAAGGTGCCGAAGACGATGATGATCCCTTCTCAAAAAGAAG GAGGTTGGATGCTGGAGGTTTTGATGTTACTCCAGTGGTCAAACCTATCCGGGAACCACGTGTTGTCGTGCAAACTCTGAGTGAGGTTGATATACTGGATGATGGGTACAGGTGGCGCAAATATGGCCAGAAAGTGGTGAGAGGAAATCCTAATCCAAG GAGTTACTACAAATGCACAAATGCTGGATGCCCAGTTAGAAAGCACGTTGAGAGGGCATCGCATGATCCAAAAGCAGTTATAACCACATATGAGGGGAAACACAATCATGATGTACCTACAGCTAGGACAAACAGTCATGACATGGCGGGACCATCAGCTGTGAATGGACCCTCAAGGATTAGACCAGATGAAAACGAGACAATTAGCCTTGATCTTGGGGTCGGGATCAGTTCTACAACTGAAAACCAGTCCAGCGATCAGCAACAAGCTTTGCATGCTGAACTTATCAAACACGAGAACCAAGCAAGTGGTTCTAGTTTCAGAGTAGTTCATGCAACCCCAATTACGGCTTACTATGGTGTTTTAAATGGTGGCATGAATCAGTATGGATCTAGGCAAATTCCAGGTGAAAGCCGTAGCATTGAAATTCCACCTTATCCATATCCGCAGAACATGGGAAGATTATTAACGGGTCCATAA
- the LOC7485085 gene encoding probable WRKY transcription factor 20 isoform X2, translating to MDNNTSRSEVSDCGDPTRPESGGGGARYKLMSPAKLPISRSACITIPPGLSPTSFLESPVLLSNVKAEPSPTTGTFTKPRTALGSLSSTPYSATTVSSTACGERKSDYFEFRPYARSNMVSADINHQRSTQCAQVQSQCHSQSFASPPLVKGEMEVSTNELSLSASLHMVTSVASAPAEVDSDELNQTGLSSSGLQASQSDHRAGTAPSMSSDDGYNWRKYGQKHVKGSEFPRSYYKCTHPNCEVKKLFERSHDGQITEIIYKGTHDHPKPQPSRRYASGSVLSMQEDRFDKSSSLPNQDKSPGAYGQVPHAIEPNGALELSTGANDDTGEGAEDDDDPFSKRRRLDAGGFDVTPVVKPIREPRVVVQTLSEVDILDDGYRWRKYGQKVVRGNPNPRSYYKCTNAGCPVRKHVERASHDPKAVITTYEGKHNHDVPTARTNSHDMAGPSAVNGPSRIRPDENETISLDLGVGISSTTENQSSDQQQALHAELIKHENQASGSSFRVVHATPITAYYGVLNGGMNQYGSRQIPGESRSIEIPPYPYPQNMGRLLTGP from the exons aTGGACAACAATACCTCTCGCTCTGAGGTTTCCGACTGCGGCGATCCAACGAGGCCGGAGTCCGGCGGCGGCGGTGCTAGGTACAAGCTGATGTCGCCGGCCAAGCTTCCGATCTCGAGGTCGGCTTGCATCACGATCCCTCCTGGACTCAGTCCGACCTCGTTTCTTGAGTCTCCAGTTCTTCTCTCTAATGTTAAG GCAGAGCCTTCCCCCACTACTGGTACGTTTACTAAGCCTCGAACAGCTCTTGGCTCTCTTAGCTCCACTCCATATTCTGCTACAACTGTTTCATCCACAGCGTGCGGAGAAAGAAAATCCGACTACTTTGAGTTTAGACCATATGCTAGGTCAAACATG gtttctGCAGATATAAACCATCAGAGGAGCACACAATGTGCTCAAGTCCAAAGCCAGTGCCATTCACAATCATTTGCCTCACCACCTTTGGTAAAAGGTGAGATGGAAGTATCCACAAATGAGTTGAGTCTGTCAGCATCCCTTCACATGGTTACTTCAGTTGCTAGTGCACCTGCTGAAGTTGATTCAGATGAACTAAACCAAACGGGGCTCTCTAGCAGTGGGCTTCAGGCATCACAGTCTGATCATAGAGCAGGAACTGCGCCTTCAATGTCATCTGATGATGGATATAACTGGAGAAAATATGGACAGAAACATGTTAAGGGAAGTGAGTTCCCTCGAAGCTATTACAAATGTACACATCCTAACTGTGAAGTGAAAAAGTTATTTGAGCGCTCCCATGATGGACAAATAACAGAGATTATCTACAAGGGTACACATGATCATCCTAAACCACAACCCAGCCGCCGATATGCCTCTGGTTCTGTTTTGTCCATGCAGGAAGATAGATTTGACAAGTCTTCATCTCTGCCTAACCAAG ACAAGTCACCTGGTGCTTATGGACAGGTGCCTCATGCTATCGAGCCAAATGGTGCCCTTGAACTGTCTACTGGAGCAAATGATGATACTGGAGAAGGTGCCGAAGACGATGATGATCCCTTCTCAAAAAGAAG GAGGTTGGATGCTGGAGGTTTTGATGTTACTCCAGTGGTCAAACCTATCCGGGAACCACGTGTTGTCGTGCAAACTCTGAGTGAGGTTGATATACTGGATGATGGGTACAGGTGGCGCAAATATGGCCAGAAAGTGGTGAGAGGAAATCCTAATCCAAG GAGTTACTACAAATGCACAAATGCTGGATGCCCAGTTAGAAAGCACGTTGAGAGGGCATCGCATGATCCAAAAGCAGTTATAACCACATATGAGGGGAAACACAATCATGATGTACCTACAGCTAGGACAAACAGTCATGACATGGCGGGACCATCAGCTGTGAATGGACCCTCAAGGATTAGACCAGATGAAAACGAGACAATTAGCCTTGATCTTGGGGTCGGGATCAGTTCTACAACTGAAAACCAGTCCAGCGATCAGCAACAAGCTTTGCATGCTGAACTTATCAAACACGAGAACCAAGCAAGTGGTTCTAGTTTCAGAGTAGTTCATGCAACCCCAATTACGGCTTACTATGGTGTTTTAAATGGTGGCATGAATCAGTATGGATCTAGGCAAATTCCAGGTGAAAGCCGTAGCATTGAAATTCCACCTTATCCATATCCGCAGAACATGGGAAGATTATTAACGGGTCCATAA